Proteins from one Mycobacterium sp. EPa45 genomic window:
- the ureG gene encoding urease accessory protein UreG, producing the protein MPPHFTDGQPHAHADRPKRSRQPGEPLRIGIGGPVGSGKTALVAALCRQLRDELSLAVLTNDIYTTEDADFLRRHAVLPEDRIAAVQTGGCPHTAIRDDITANLDAIDDLIAGHDQLDLILVESGGDNLTATFSSGLVDVQIFVVDVAGGDKVPRKGGPGVTFSDLLVVNKTDLAPLVGADLDVMRRDAAKVREGRPTVLISLTEDPAASAVLTWVREQLRVNEPA; encoded by the coding sequence ATGCCACCACATTTCACAGACGGCCAGCCGCACGCGCACGCGGACCGGCCCAAGCGGAGCCGCCAACCGGGGGAGCCGCTGCGGATCGGGATCGGCGGCCCGGTCGGCTCGGGCAAGACCGCGCTGGTGGCCGCGCTGTGCCGCCAGCTGCGTGACGAGCTGTCGCTGGCGGTGTTGACCAACGACATCTACACCACCGAGGACGCCGACTTCCTGCGCCGCCACGCGGTGTTGCCCGAGGACCGGATCGCCGCGGTGCAGACCGGCGGCTGCCCGCACACCGCGATCCGCGACGACATCACCGCCAACCTCGACGCCATCGACGACCTGATCGCCGGACACGACCAGCTGGACCTGATCCTGGTGGAATCCGGTGGGGACAATCTGACCGCGACGTTCTCCTCCGGGCTGGTCGACGTCCAGATCTTCGTCGTCGACGTGGCCGGGGGAGACAAGGTGCCGCGCAAGGGCGGCCCGGGGGTGACGTTCTCGGATCTGCTGGTGGTCAACAAGACCGACCTGGCGCCGCTGGTCGGCGCCGACCTCGACGTCATGCGCCGCGACGCCGCCAAGGTGCGTGAAGGACGGCCCACGGTGCTGATCTCCCTGACCGAGGATCCGGCGGCATCCGCAGTGCTGACGTGGGTGCGCGAGCAGCTGCGCGTCAACGAGCCCGCCTGA